One Dunckerocampus dactyliophorus isolate RoL2022-P2 chromosome 18, RoL_Ddac_1.1, whole genome shotgun sequence genomic region harbors:
- the crb3a gene encoding protein crumbs homolog 3a, with amino-acid sequence MAGSPDVHPATPGVVMLGGVFILLLLSSNAVWGDSNTVSSDFRSHNATGPNIAAIVAPTVTLGLLAIILAVVAWLLCVVKKKRQTEGTYRPSAEEQCGTRSVAATDVLKLPKEERLI; translated from the exons ATGGCCGGGAGTCCAGATGTACATCCGGCCACACCTGGCGTCGTCATGCTGGGGGGTGTTTTTATTCTCCTGCTGCTCAGCAGTAATGCTGTGTGGG GGGATTCCAACACTGTTTCAAGTGACTTCAGATCACATAACGCCACC GGCCCCAACATTGCTGCCATTGTGGCTCCCACGGTGACGCTGGGACTGCTGGCCATCATCTTGGCCGTGGTGGCCTGGCTGCTGTGTGTAGTGAAGAAGAAACGTCAGACGGAAGGCACGTACAGACCCAGCGCTGAGGAACAATGCGGCACTCGCAGCGTGGCCGCCACCGATGTGCTGAAGCTACCAAAGGAGGAAAGACTCATTTGA